One window of Candidatus Macondimonas diazotrophica genomic DNA carries:
- a CDS encoding NAD-dependent epimerase: protein MAILVTGAAGFIGFHLAERLLARGETVIGLDNVNDYYEVSLKEARLAQLRERPGFTFQRLDLADRAGMEALFRDESIDRVVHLAAQAGVRYSLTHPHAYAESNLTGFLHILEGCRVRGVVHLVYASSSSVYGSNTAMPFRAEAAADHPLALYGATKKANEVMAHAYSHLYGIPTTGLRFFTVYGPWGRPDMALFSFTRAILAGEAIPVFNHGHHKRDFTYIDDVVEGIVRVLDRPAQSDAAFDPARPDPAASSAPYRLYNIGNGQPVDLITYIRTLEAALGRSARLDLQPMQPGDVPDTWADCTPLQRDTGYKPSTPVSEGITRFVAWYRAYYGV, encoded by the coding sequence ATGGCGATTCTGGTTACCGGCGCGGCCGGTTTCATCGGTTTTCATCTGGCCGAGCGCCTGCTGGCGCGTGGCGAGACGGTCATCGGGCTGGACAACGTCAACGACTACTACGAGGTCAGCCTCAAGGAGGCGCGCCTGGCGCAGCTCCGGGAACGGCCAGGTTTCACGTTTCAGAGGCTCGACCTGGCCGACCGCGCCGGGATGGAGGCGCTGTTCCGAGACGAGTCGATCGACCGGGTGGTGCATCTGGCGGCGCAGGCCGGCGTGCGCTATTCCCTGACCCATCCACATGCCTACGCGGAGAGCAATCTGACGGGGTTCCTACACATCCTGGAAGGTTGCCGGGTGCGTGGTGTGGTGCATCTGGTTTATGCGTCCAGCAGCTCGGTCTACGGCAGCAACACCGCCATGCCGTTCCGAGCCGAGGCGGCGGCCGATCACCCGCTCGCGCTCTATGGGGCGACCAAGAAGGCCAACGAGGTCATGGCACATGCCTACAGTCATTTGTACGGTATTCCGACCACCGGCCTGCGATTTTTCACCGTCTACGGGCCTTGGGGACGGCCAGACATGGCGCTGTTCAGCTTCACCCGTGCCATTCTGGCTGGTGAAGCCATTCCCGTGTTCAATCACGGGCACCACAAGCGCGATTTCACCTATATCGACGATGTGGTCGAGGGCATCGTGCGCGTGCTCGACCGTCCGGCGCAGTCCGATGCCGCATTCGATCCGGCGCGTCCCGACCCTGCGGCCAGCAGCGCGCCGTATCGTCTCTACAACATCGGCAACGGCCAGCCGGTCGATCTCATCACCTACATCCGCACCCTGGAAGCCGCGCTGGGGCGATCGGCGCGCCTTGACCTGCAGCCCATGCAGCCCGGGGACGTGCCTGACACCTGGGCGGACTGCACGCCCTTACAGCGCGATACCGGCTACAAGCCGTCCACGCCGGTGAGCGAGGGCATCACCCGCTTCGTCGCCTGGTACCGGGCTTATTACGGCGTTTGA
- a CDS encoding 3-deoxy-7-phosphoheptulonate synthase, with product MSDELLNNVNVVAQDVLITPGQLKAEIPLSATGERTVLEGRRSVRQILDRKDHRLLVVIGPCSVHDVDAAHDYARRLLALASEVSDTLLIVMRVYFEKPRTTTGWKGLINDPHLDDSFHIEDGLHIARRLLVDLAEMGLPSGTEALDPIVPQYLSDLITWTAIGARTTESQTHREMASGLSTPVGFKNGTDGSLTVAINALHSVSSPHSFLGIDRDGKSAIIRTRGNPYGHVVLRGGHQPNYDSVSVALCERALREAKLPENIVIDCSHANSNKDPALQTLVAENVANQILEGNQSIVGLMLESNIGWGNQKILADRSRMTYGVSVTDACIDWETTEKLLRELRFKLKGALPARLPDVQATA from the coding sequence ATGTCTGATGAATTGCTGAACAATGTCAACGTCGTGGCGCAGGATGTACTCATCACGCCAGGGCAGCTGAAGGCCGAGATCCCGCTGAGCGCGACGGGTGAGCGCACGGTGCTCGAGGGCCGCCGCAGCGTCCGACAGATCCTGGATCGCAAGGATCATCGGTTGCTGGTGGTCATCGGTCCGTGTTCGGTCCACGATGTTGATGCGGCGCATGACTATGCGCGCCGCTTGCTGGCGCTCGCCAGCGAGGTGAGCGATACCCTGCTCATCGTGATGCGCGTGTATTTCGAAAAGCCGCGCACCACCACGGGCTGGAAGGGTCTGATCAACGATCCGCATCTGGACGATTCCTTCCACATCGAGGACGGCCTGCACATCGCGCGCCGGCTGTTGGTCGATCTGGCGGAAATGGGCCTGCCATCGGGCACCGAAGCGCTGGATCCGATCGTCCCGCAGTATCTCTCGGATCTGATCACCTGGACGGCCATCGGGGCACGCACCACCGAATCGCAGACCCACCGCGAGATGGCCAGCGGCCTGTCGACGCCCGTCGGGTTCAAGAACGGCACTGACGGCAGTCTGACCGTGGCCATCAACGCCCTGCATTCGGTCTCCAGTCCCCATAGTTTTCTGGGCATCGACCGCGACGGCAAAAGCGCCATCATCCGCACGCGCGGCAATCCCTACGGCCATGTCGTGCTGCGGGGTGGACACCAGCCAAACTACGATTCGGTCAGTGTGGCCCTGTGCGAACGCGCGTTGCGCGAGGCGAAGCTCCCTGAGAATATCGTCATCGATTGCAGCCACGCCAATTCCAACAAAGATCCGGCATTGCAGACGCTCGTGGCCGAAAACGTCGCCAATCAGATCCTGGAAGGCAATCAGTCGATTGTGGGACTGATGCTGGAGAGCAACATCGGGTGGGGAAACCAGAAGATTCTTGCCGATCGCAGCCGCATGACCTACGGGGTGTCGGTCACCGATGCCTGCATTGATTGGGAAACTACCGAGAAGCTGCTGCGGGAACTGCGATTCAAGTTGAAGGGGGCATTGCCGGCGCGACTGCCGGACGTGCAGGCGACGGCCTGA
- a CDS encoding adenine phosphoribosyltransferase: MVDLRAYIRQIPDFPRPGIVFYDLAPLLASPDAWPVALGRLTRGVLAHAPDVLVGIESRGFLLAAPLALKLGCGFVMARKPGKLPGPCLGHDYALEYGKDRLEIQQGLLAPGQRVLVVDDVLATGGTLAAACALVRQSGAQVVAAATLIELGFLAGRQRLAVPYIHVIGYD; this comes from the coding sequence GTGGTGGATCTCAGGGCCTACATCCGCCAGATCCCCGATTTCCCCCGGCCGGGGATCGTGTTCTACGACCTTGCGCCGCTCCTCGCCAGCCCGGATGCCTGGCCTGTTGCGCTCGGCCGCCTCACCCGAGGCGTGCTCGCCCATGCGCCGGACGTTTTGGTCGGGATCGAATCGCGCGGCTTCCTGCTCGCCGCACCCTTGGCGCTGAAGCTGGGTTGCGGATTCGTCATGGCACGCAAGCCGGGCAAGCTGCCCGGACCGTGCCTCGGTCATGACTACGCCCTCGAATATGGCAAGGACCGCCTTGAGATTCAGCAGGGTCTGCTTGCGCCGGGACAGCGCGTGCTCGTGGTCGACGATGTGCTGGCTACCGGCGGGACGCTCGCCGCTGCCTGCGCATTGGTGCGCCAGAGTGGCGCCCAGGTGGTGGCGGCAGCCACCCTGATCGAACTCGGTTTTCTGGCCGGACGCCAGCGCCTCGCGGTGCCCTATATCCACGTCATTGGCTACGACTAA
- a CDS encoding phosphoribosylanthranilate isomerase, whose product MRTRVKICGITRLDDALQAAELGVDAIGLVFYPKSPRYLAATTAAQWIHRVPAFVTVVGLFLNADPAFVDDVLAEIDLDMLQFHGVETPADCQRHQRPYIKALGMGGAGTDVLAQARSHAHARGMLLDSHAPGEAGGRGLRFAWAEIPTERPLPLILAGGLDATNVADAVRQVRPWAVDVSSGVECAPGIKDPQRMREFMERIRRADAEA is encoded by the coding sequence ATCCGTACACGGGTCAAGATCTGTGGCATTACCCGTCTCGACGATGCCCTGCAGGCAGCGGAGTTGGGGGTGGATGCCATCGGGTTGGTGTTTTACCCGAAAAGCCCACGCTATCTTGCGGCTACGACTGCGGCGCAGTGGATCCATCGCGTGCCGGCCTTCGTGACGGTGGTCGGCCTGTTCCTGAATGCCGATCCGGCCTTTGTCGACGACGTGCTGGCCGAGATCGATCTGGATATGCTGCAATTTCACGGTGTCGAGACGCCGGCCGATTGCCAGCGTCACCAACGGCCCTACATCAAGGCATTGGGCATGGGCGGTGCTGGGACGGATGTCCTGGCGCAAGCCCGTTCCCATGCGCATGCGCGCGGGATGCTCCTGGACAGCCATGCGCCCGGCGAGGCGGGGGGGCGGGGGCTTCGTTTCGCCTGGGCGGAGATCCCTACCGAGCGGCCGTTGCCGCTGATTCTTGCGGGCGGACTGGACGCGACGAATGTCGCCGATGCCGTTCGCCAGGTACGGCCTTGGGCAGTGGATGTGAGCAGCGGGGTGGAGTGCGCGCCCGGAATCAAGGATCCGCAGCGCATGCGTGAATTTATGGAGAGGATCAGACGTGCCGATGCCGAAGCTTGA
- the dusA gene encoding tRNA dihydrouridine(20/20a) synthase DusA codes for MSLLRTRRFCVAPMLDCTDRHARHLMRLISRHAWLYTEMITTPALLRGQPERWLRYSAIQHPLALQLGGSDPTALAQCARLAEDYGYDEINLNVGCPSDRVQGGRFGACLMAEPALVAECVAAMAAAVTIPVTVKTRLGIDELDHDAHLHHFVETVASAGCRTFILHARKAWLKGLSPHENRTVPPLQYERVHHLKSAMPHLEIILNGGLTDLESARTAGAGLDGVMLGRAVYGSPYCLAGVDAMFYGDPRPAPSRHAVIEAYGVYAQEALRAGTPLSALTRPLLGLFNGMPGARAFRRHLSENGCRSGAGWPVVEQALESLHVAPLPA; via the coding sequence ATGAGTCTGCTTCGCACCCGCCGGTTCTGTGTAGCGCCCATGCTCGATTGTACCGATCGCCATGCGCGTCATCTCATGCGGCTGATCAGCCGCCATGCGTGGTTGTATACCGAAATGATCACCACGCCTGCGCTGTTGCGCGGGCAGCCTGAGCGCTGGCTGCGCTATAGCGCCATTCAGCATCCTTTGGCGCTTCAGCTCGGCGGCAGTGACCCGACGGCATTGGCGCAATGTGCGCGGCTAGCCGAGGACTATGGCTACGATGAAATTAATCTGAACGTGGGTTGTCCCAGCGATCGCGTTCAGGGCGGACGGTTCGGCGCCTGCCTGATGGCCGAACCGGCGCTGGTGGCCGAGTGCGTGGCCGCCATGGCCGCGGCGGTCACCATCCCGGTAACGGTCAAGACCCGGCTCGGCATCGACGAGCTCGATCATGACGCTCATTTGCATCATTTCGTCGAAACCGTGGCCAGCGCCGGTTGCCGCACCTTTATCCTCCATGCGCGCAAGGCATGGCTCAAGGGTTTGAGCCCGCATGAAAACCGTACGGTACCGCCGCTGCAGTACGAACGGGTTCATCATCTCAAATCGGCAATGCCCCATCTGGAAATCATCCTGAATGGCGGATTGACTGACCTCGAAAGCGCACGCACGGCGGGTGCCGGCCTTGACGGGGTGATGCTGGGACGGGCCGTCTATGGCAGCCCGTATTGCCTGGCCGGCGTAGACGCCATGTTCTACGGCGATCCGCGGCCGGCGCCGAGCCGTCACGCGGTGATCGAGGCCTATGGCGTGTATGCCCAGGAAGCGCTACGCGCCGGCACGCCGCTCAGCGCGCTGACGCGGCCTTTGCTGGGGCTGTTCAACGGAATGCCGGGCGCGCGAGCGTTTCGTCGACACCTGAGTGAAAACGGTTGTCGATCGGGGGCAGGCTGGCCGGTGGTCGAGCAGGCGCTTGAATCGCTGCATGTGGCGCCCCTTCCTGCTTGA
- a CDS encoding DnaJ C-terminal domain-containing protein, with product MQFKDYYRILGVSREASADTIKAAYRRLARKYHPDVSRETDAESRFKEINEAYEALKDPEKRAVYDRIATGHHAGEPFRAPPGWDSGPGSAHASNGFSDFFDALFRGSRQRGGVKGQRGGDQVAAVTLTLEEAFRGGSRQVSITGPRGLRTLNVQIPPGVTPGQRIRLAGQGEVGLSGGPAGDLYLTVEIAHHRWFRLDGRDVYLDIPLAPWEAALGTMITVPTLGGPVQVSITPGSQNGQRLRLKGRGFSGTPTGDQYLTLKIHIPPLYSEREKALYEELARAATVDIRKDWPV from the coding sequence ATGCAATTCAAAGACTACTACCGGATCCTGGGCGTCTCGCGCGAGGCAAGCGCCGACACCATCAAGGCAGCCTATCGTCGCCTGGCGCGGAAATATCACCCCGATGTCAGCCGCGAAACCGACGCCGAGTCCCGCTTCAAGGAAATCAACGAGGCCTACGAAGCGCTCAAGGATCCGGAAAAACGCGCAGTCTACGATCGGATCGCCACAGGCCATCATGCGGGCGAGCCCTTTCGTGCGCCGCCGGGATGGGACAGCGGACCCGGTTCCGCCCATGCGTCGAACGGCTTCAGCGATTTTTTCGATGCGCTGTTCCGGGGGTCACGGCAACGCGGCGGCGTCAAAGGGCAGCGCGGCGGCGACCAAGTCGCTGCCGTAACACTGACCCTCGAGGAAGCCTTCCGGGGTGGTTCCCGACAAGTGTCCATCACCGGTCCGCGCGGATTGCGCACTCTGAACGTCCAGATCCCGCCTGGGGTCACGCCCGGACAGCGGATCCGTCTTGCCGGACAGGGAGAAGTCGGCCTTTCCGGCGGGCCGGCCGGCGACCTTTACCTGACGGTGGAAATCGCCCATCACCGGTGGTTTCGACTGGATGGGCGGGATGTCTACCTCGACATTCCCCTCGCCCCTTGGGAGGCCGCGCTCGGGACGATGATCACCGTCCCGACACTGGGCGGTCCCGTGCAGGTGTCGATCACGCCCGGGAGTCAGAATGGTCAGCGCTTGCGTCTCAAGGGGCGCGGCTTTTCCGGCACGCCGACAGGCGATCAGTATCTGACGCTCAAAATTCACATTCCGCCGCTGTACTCGGAACGTGAAAAAGCCCTCTACGAAGAACTAGCCCGGGCAGCGACGGTGGACATCCGCAAGGATTGGCCGGTCTGA
- a CDS encoding endonuclease/exonuclease/phosphatase family protein — protein MRPLIIAAVMTEQHHLKLLTYNIQVGIETSRYRHYLTRAWRYALPFRSRRENLNRIAQILAPYDLVALQETDAGSLRSNYVDQVAYLADQADFPFWHTRINRRLGPWAQHSMGLLSRYRPTEVREVSLPSRIPGRGALIARFGEEADGLLVVVAHLSLDRRTQAHQLAFLGSLIGDQTHAILMGDLNCSWDAIRAHGALAGLRGAPHPLPSYPSWRPTRSLDHILVTPSLDIQHTQVVSHVTSDHLPLAMHVALPRDLRLADDPAV, from the coding sequence GTGCGACCCCTCATCATTGCGGCAGTCATGACCGAACAACATCACCTCAAACTGTTAACGTACAACATCCAGGTCGGTATCGAAACCAGTCGGTATCGCCATTATCTCACCCGCGCCTGGCGTTACGCCCTGCCGTTCCGCTCGCGGCGGGAGAACCTGAACCGTATCGCCCAGATCCTTGCACCCTATGACCTGGTTGCGCTACAGGAAACCGATGCCGGCAGCCTGCGCAGCAACTACGTCGACCAGGTCGCCTATCTGGCAGACCAGGCGGACTTCCCATTCTGGCATACGCGCATCAACCGCCGTCTCGGTCCCTGGGCACAGCACAGCATGGGCCTGCTCAGCCGCTACCGTCCGACCGAGGTGCGTGAAGTCAGCCTGCCCAGCCGGATCCCGGGCCGGGGTGCGCTGATCGCCCGCTTCGGCGAGGAGGCCGACGGGTTGTTGGTCGTGGTCGCCCACCTTTCGCTCGACCGGCGCACCCAGGCCCATCAGCTCGCCTTCCTTGGGAGTCTGATCGGCGACCAAACCCACGCCATCCTGATGGGCGACCTCAACTGTAGTTGGGATGCCATCCGCGCGCATGGTGCGCTCGCGGGATTGCGTGGCGCGCCCCATCCGCTGCCGAGCTACCCGAGCTGGCGGCCGACCCGCAGTCTGGATCACATTCTGGTCACGCCCAGCCTGGATATTCAGCACACCCAGGTCGTGAGCCATGTCACCTCGGACCATCTGCCGTTGGCCATGCATGTCGCGCTTCCGCGCGATCTGCGTCTGGCCGACGATCCGGCAGTCTGA
- a CDS encoding glutathione peroxidase has product MDEFHQFAVQSLEGEALPLSRFHGQPVLIVNVASRCGLTPQYAGLEALYREYRDRGLVVLGCPCNQFMDQEPGDAEAIRSFCETHYGVSFPLSAKLEVNGAGAHPLYAWLTAPEQGHPGPIRWNFEKFLVDASGGVVARYAPQTPPEDATLRQDIEAQLIGA; this is encoded by the coding sequence ATGGACGAATTTCACCAGTTTGCAGTGCAGAGCCTGGAAGGCGAAGCGCTGCCGCTGTCGCGTTTTCACGGGCAGCCCGTGTTGATCGTGAACGTGGCCAGCCGTTGTGGGTTGACGCCTCAGTATGCCGGGCTCGAAGCGCTGTATCGGGAATACCGGGATCGAGGGCTGGTGGTGCTCGGATGCCCCTGCAACCAGTTCATGGATCAGGAACCGGGCGATGCCGAAGCGATCCGGTCATTCTGCGAGACGCACTACGGGGTCAGTTTTCCGCTGAGCGCGAAGCTTGAAGTGAACGGCGCCGGCGCCCATCCCCTGTATGCATGGCTGACCGCACCGGAGCAGGGCCATCCCGGCCCCATCCGCTGGAATTTCGAGAAATTCCTTGTCGATGCATCCGGTGGCGTGGTAGCGCGGTATGCGCCCCAGACCCCGCCCGAGGATGCAACGCTGCGTCAGGACATCGAAGCGCAGCTCATTGGTGCGTGA
- the lipA gene encoding lipoyl synthase produces MPEVPPPAKASVRSGEKFSQDGVTAIKHGVKVQRNGTPVARGEKPPWLRVSVPGAGRYVEVRQIVRENRLATVCEESLCPNLAECWSHGTATLMILGAVCTRACRFCAVSTGNPQGRLDADEPAHAAEAVRLMGLKYVVLTSVDRDDLSDGGAAHYAACVHAIRAASPETAVEALTPDFGGRQAAVAAVATSGLQVYAQNLETVRRLTHPVRDPRAGYEQTLDVLQMAKAAAPEVLTKTSLMLGLGETDAEIEQTLADARAADVDIVTFGQYLRPTANHLPVERYVPPEDFARYRAWGLEMGFLEVVAGPLVRSSYRAERVFARNNAGL; encoded by the coding sequence ATGCCTGAAGTCCCCCCTCCGGCCAAAGCTTCCGTGCGTAGCGGTGAGAAGTTCTCCCAGGATGGGGTCACCGCCATCAAGCACGGCGTCAAGGTGCAACGAAACGGAACCCCTGTAGCTCGAGGGGAGAAACCCCCGTGGTTGCGGGTGTCGGTGCCCGGAGCCGGGCGCTATGTCGAGGTGCGGCAGATCGTGCGCGAAAACCGTCTGGCGACGGTGTGTGAGGAATCGCTGTGCCCCAACCTCGCCGAATGCTGGAGTCACGGCACGGCCACGCTGATGATCCTGGGGGCCGTGTGTACTCGTGCCTGCCGGTTCTGCGCAGTATCGACGGGTAATCCGCAGGGACGCCTGGATGCGGACGAGCCGGCCCATGCTGCCGAGGCGGTCCGGCTCATGGGGCTCAAGTATGTCGTCCTGACCTCGGTCGATCGTGACGATCTGTCCGATGGGGGCGCGGCGCACTATGCCGCCTGCGTGCACGCGATCCGCGCCGCCAGTCCGGAGACCGCCGTCGAGGCGCTTACCCCCGATTTCGGGGGACGGCAGGCGGCCGTAGCGGCAGTGGCCACTTCGGGTCTTCAGGTGTACGCCCAGAACCTCGAAACCGTGCGCCGATTGACGCATCCGGTCCGCGATCCGCGGGCGGGGTATGAGCAGACGCTCGATGTCTTGCAAATGGCCAAGGCCGCGGCGCCCGAGGTGCTGACCAAAACCAGCCTGATGTTGGGCCTGGGCGAAACGGATGCCGAAATCGAGCAGACGCTCGCCGATGCCCGGGCAGCCGATGTGGACATCGTTACCTTCGGCCAGTACCTGCGCCCCACGGCCAACCACCTGCCGGTCGAGCGCTATGTGCCACCCGAGGATTTCGCGCGCTACCGGGCTTGGGGTCTGGAGATGGGATTCCTCGAGGTGGTCGCCGGGCCGTTGGTGCGTTCGAGCTACCGCGCCGAGCGGGTCTTTGCTCGCAACAACGCCGGCCTGTGA
- the trpA gene encoding tryptophan synthase subunit alpha, whose protein sequence is MSRAPLRIDHRFADLREQGRAALVTYLMAGDPDADTTVALMHALVAGGADVIELGVPFSDPVADGVAIQLAADRALRSGMTLLGVLDVVRRFREKDSHTPVVLMGYLNPIERMGYHAFAQAAASAGVDGVLTVDLPPEEGDGLLPALRETQLAPIFLVSPTTTDRRMAWICDQAQGFVYYVSLKGVTGAASLDMDAVGDRLAVVRGLTRLPVGVGFGISGPEQAGKMAAIADAVVVGSALVKTIAGGVPETLPDQLEAQVRALRVAMDGVARPALEDER, encoded by the coding sequence ATGAGCCGTGCGCCGTTGCGTATCGATCACCGCTTTGCAGACCTGCGCGAGCAGGGTAGAGCGGCACTGGTCACCTATCTCATGGCTGGCGATCCGGATGCCGACACCACGGTTGCACTCATGCATGCCCTGGTGGCCGGCGGCGCCGATGTGATCGAACTAGGCGTGCCGTTTTCCGATCCGGTCGCCGATGGGGTTGCCATTCAGCTGGCGGCCGATCGCGCCTTGCGTTCGGGGATGACGCTGCTGGGCGTGCTCGATGTCGTGCGCCGCTTTCGCGAGAAAGATTCACATACGCCGGTCGTTCTCATGGGCTACCTCAATCCCATCGAACGCATGGGCTACCATGCATTTGCCCAGGCCGCGGCAAGTGCCGGCGTGGACGGCGTATTGACCGTGGATCTGCCGCCCGAGGAAGGCGATGGATTGCTGCCGGCACTGCGCGAGACCCAGTTGGCGCCCATTTTTCTGGTTTCACCGACCACGACGGACCGGCGCATGGCCTGGATCTGTGATCAGGCACAAGGCTTCGTCTATTACGTATCACTCAAGGGCGTGACGGGCGCGGCCAGCCTGGATATGGACGCCGTCGGCGATCGTCTCGCCGTCGTGAGAGGCCTGACGCGCCTCCCGGTGGGTGTGGGTTTCGGAATTTCGGGCCCCGAACAGGCGGGGAAGATGGCGGCCATTGCCGATGCGGTTGTTGTCGGCAGTGCACTGGTCAAGACGATCGCGGGCGGTGTACCCGAGACGTTGCCGGATCAGCTTGAAGCCCAGGTTCGGGCCTTGCGTGTGGCCATGGATGGGGTGGCGCGGCCGGCCCTGGAGGATGAGCGATGA
- the trpB gene encoding tryptophan synthase subunit beta, giving the protein MPKLDGAGNSLPDARGHFGPYGGRFVPETLMAALEALAEAYHEIGLDAEFRRRLDVDLAHYVGRPSPLYLAERLTGEVGGARIYLKREDLNHTGAHKVNNTVGQILLAQRMGKRRIIAETGAGQHGVATATVAARLGLDCVVYMGAEDVKRQAPNVYRMKLLGAEVRPVESGSRTLKDAMNEAMRDWVTHVDDTFYVIGSVAGPHPYPMMVRDFQCIIGRETREQMLALEGRLPDALVACVGGGSNAMGLFHPFLDDREVALYGVEAAGHGLESGQHSAPLSAGRPGVLHGSRTYLLDNADGQIQEAHSISAGLDYPGVGPEHSWLKDCGRAQYVYADDEEALAAFHRLTRTEGIIPALESSHALAYAERLAARMSPEQIIVVNLSGRGDKDIPTIAAREGIAL; this is encoded by the coding sequence ATGCCGAAGCTTGATGGTGCAGGAAATTCGCTTCCCGACGCGCGGGGGCATTTCGGCCCCTATGGGGGGCGCTTCGTCCCCGAGACCTTGATGGCCGCGCTCGAGGCGCTGGCCGAGGCCTATCACGAGATCGGGCTGGATGCCGAGTTCCGCCGCCGACTCGATGTGGATCTGGCGCATTACGTGGGGCGACCCTCGCCACTGTATCTGGCCGAACGCTTGACCGGCGAGGTGGGTGGTGCCCGCATCTACCTCAAACGAGAGGATCTGAACCATACCGGGGCCCATAAGGTGAACAACACCGTCGGCCAGATCCTGCTCGCCCAGCGCATGGGCAAGCGGCGCATCATCGCCGAAACCGGCGCCGGTCAGCATGGCGTGGCGACCGCGACCGTGGCGGCCCGGCTGGGGCTCGACTGCGTGGTCTACATGGGTGCCGAGGATGTCAAGCGCCAGGCGCCGAACGTCTATCGCATGAAGCTCTTGGGCGCCGAGGTGCGGCCCGTGGAGTCCGGCAGCCGCACGCTCAAGGACGCCATGAACGAGGCGATGCGCGACTGGGTCACCCATGTGGACGATACCTTCTATGTCATCGGCTCGGTCGCGGGACCGCATCCCTATCCCATGATGGTGCGCGACTTCCAGTGCATCATTGGCCGTGAAACCCGTGAGCAGATGCTGGCCTTGGAAGGCCGTCTACCCGACGCCCTGGTCGCCTGTGTCGGCGGCGGTTCCAACGCCATGGGGCTGTTTCATCCGTTTCTGGACGATCGAGAAGTGGCGCTCTACGGTGTCGAGGCGGCCGGCCATGGGCTGGAATCGGGACAGCACTCGGCACCGCTCTCGGCGGGCCGGCCGGGCGTGCTGCACGGCAGCCGGACCTATCTGCTCGACAATGCGGACGGCCAGATCCAGGAGGCGCATTCGATCTCCGCCGGTCTTGATTATCCCGGCGTCGGACCGGAACACAGCTGGCTGAAGGATTGCGGGCGCGCACAGTATGTCTACGCCGATGACGAAGAGGCGCTGGCAGCCTTCCACCGACTGACGCGTACCGAAGGCATCATTCCCGCACTGGAAAGTTCGCACGCGCTGGCGTATGCCGAGCGTCTCGCGGCGCGGATGTCGCCCGAACAGATCATCGTCGTCAACCTCTCCGGTCGAGGCGACAAAGACATTCCCACCATCGCCGCGCGGGAGGGCATCGCGCTATGA